The Musa acuminata AAA Group cultivar baxijiao chromosome BXJ2-2, Cavendish_Baxijiao_AAA, whole genome shotgun sequence genome contains the following window.
GAACTTTATTGCAttgttcaacatgaatttcaagtcaaatgatggtATGTTCCAATTTGTTCTTTTGGCATGTGGAAATGTTGGTTTAGATGCTTCATCATCTATTAGAATGTGCTAACATAGGGGATCTTTAGTTAATCCTGCTAATGGATTCTCATTTGATGCAATTTAAACAATGCACATGATCCCACGTTTAAcaattaaaatttcaaagtaGGAGCATATTCTTGATGTAGGTCAAGCACATGACGAGCAAAGAAacgatatgtatatatttaaatttgGGAATAGAGCAAGAGAGACAGTGAGAGTCAGGAATTGATACTAattcagataaaaaaaaagaaactcacTCTAGTTTAAGGAAAAACACGATGAAGGTCTCATACCTCACATTAATTACATATAATGTGGTAAAAGAATGGCGGTTTATTCAATCATTCTATTGTCCTTAGTTACGAGCACTTTCactttttttatatttctcaAGTAAAGAACACATACAAAAAACGAGGAAAGATTACAAATCCATCAAAGTGAATCAATCATATACTCTTTCTCATGGTTGTTTTTTGAGAAAGATGGAATTTCAGATGTGATTTGAAGAATAACCattcttttttatgatttatctGATTGATTGACTTCTGATGATCAATTTCTTCCATCATTTTGTGTTgactttttttattcttcttggatAATCTAGAACACTAAAGTAGAGAGATGTTGTCATGTGGCAactcatgacattgtaaagtatcCCTAAACTAACCAAATTTATTCAAATGAGATATAAATTTAAATGGCTCCTCATTTCTTAAGATATCAGAAGGTATATCATATGAAATGAATTGGTTTATGCCAATGTTGAAGTATCATTTCAGATCATTCATTTTTTCCCTATTTATGTTGTATGATAACCCTTGCATGCAATAGGTCGCTCCTCTTGACATGGGTAACAAAGGTTCAAGTCACAGAAATATTTTCCATACTTGCAACAGTCAGACTGCATATGTTGACATTCTCTAGTCTCCACATCGGTGATAGCATCATGCACTGAGCCAATCCTAGACTTTCTTTAATTTTGAATTTCTTTCTGTTACAAAATTAAAGAAGAAATCTGTTTCTTTTACAATGTGTCACTAGTCTTAAGTAATCAAAATTTCCAGCTGAACACAAACTTTTATGATGAGGGATATGAACCAACCATTAGGTTGGTTCTCTAGTCATGTATTGGTTCTCTAGTCATAGCTGAACAGGGTCTTGAGCAGGCCACCTGACCTCTTAAAAGTAACTCCAATAGGTTGCTACTTTGTCTAAAATTGGTAAACTCCTTAAGCACCTGAGACAACTCGAACTCAACCAAAATCCTGACCCAAGTGACCTGTTAAACATTGATCAACATTACAACTGAGACTTTGTTGAGATGACCAAAAAATGACCGTGTGTTCTAACTAAGACTTGGAATAATCTAAAATAAACTTGACATAGTGAAAAGCAAACTCATGGGAATTGGAGATGTAGATAGTACATATAAGGTAGTTCTGTTTGTGATGCCTTCTGTTCAAATATTTTATGTTTGTCTCAGTCTCTTGCTTTCACTGGAAAAACTATTGTGCTCTCTATTTTCttgaggaaaatttgatgctagtgTGTTATGTTTGAGTTTGTGGGCAGATAAAGAAATTCACAAAAGTTTGGATTTGTGTGTAAATTGCAAAATATGGATATGTATTTAGTCCCGAATTCTGATGAAAGGGGTGTGACTTGCTGTGTTATTCCTTGGTGGCAGATATCTACCATGTTCTCATGGGTATCTCTTGACCTTGGTTGCTGTGGCTTATACTTTGTGATGTAGTGAAGTCAGTTAGATATGTGCCTTCCAGCACTCTGGATTTTCATGCAGTTCAATTAATATCTGTTTGTAGATAAGTTCTGTAGTTAATCTAACTGCCTTATATATAAGAAGGGTCAGTTCTCAATTTTGGACCTAATGAGACCATAAATACGTAGGAGCTGGACTTTGTTCGCATGAAGCAGAGGCTAAAGCTACGGAAATCTTCCAATGATGCCATAAAGTCTAAGTTACTTTTTGTTATTCGCATCCATGGGTGAGTTAGATGTCATGTGATCCTGCTTTTTTCTGTTCTTGAACTTCATGTTTAACCTTCTTGGATGTTTTTTTATCTGCTCAAATGTTACCTTGAATTCAGATCAAAGGATATGCATCCCCGGACAAGACAAATCTTAAATAAGTTGCGGTTGAGACATATCTTAAGTGGTGTATTTCTGAAAGCCAATGAAGCAAATTTGAGAATGCTTCTGACTGTAGAACCGTTCATTACTTATGggtaattatgcaaaacttaattCTAACCTAAACTgttcttttttcttctaatttgttTGGTTTCAACTTTATAGTTATCCTACTTTGAAAAGTGTGAGGGAGCTTGTTTACAAGAAGGGCTGTGGAAATATAGAAAAGGAGAGGACTCCTCTTACTGACAACAACGTCATTGAGCAGGTATGATGGTGGTCAAGATATTGCTAATACTACTTTAGATTTTCTGTCATATTTGAGCAACTAAAGTGCAAATTTCTGTCATTGTATGAGATACTTAGTAGTTTCATGTGCAAATTTATTTCTTAGTTCACATTGAGAATGTTCATGTCTTTAGCATCGCACATGGACAGTTTTTTACTTCATTTTCTTTGGTTTGTTTCAGACATGATAAAATGTGTTGCTACATGGTAGTTTGCAGTGTTTTCTTTCTGGAGGTGTACCTGTCATAGTAACTTCTCTGCATATCCTTGAAGTAAAGAAAGTTATGCAATAAAATGAAGCTCTTGGAAATACTTAGGATAGATATTCCAGTGGAAACCTAAGCTTGATCTGGTTATTAACATTCAGAAAGCTGCACATGACTCTTTAGTGAATGGGAGATATCTTTTTGCACTTCTATACCCTACTGATCCTTTTGTGTATAAAGACTCTTGATCTTCAGTTATTCTGTTATCTTAGGGAGTTCTTTCTTCTAAGATGGACATAGCATGGTGGTCATGGCTTAgtgccactttttttttttttctgtcttttgtcttaaTGCCTGGGCTTTTGTGCATATCGACACTTGATTACTGCTTCATTCCAGGCATATAAATGATACAACTTTTAGGACCTCGATTAATTTCTGGAGATAAACTTCTGGTGGTGACCTCGACTACactacagcaaatttccagccagcCACAGCTCAGCAGCCAATTTTGTTGTGTAGTCAAAATATCTGACCATGCAGCAGCATTAATTGACTTGTAGGGTCTCCAGTCCATGATTTTTTATCTCCAGTTTGATAGGCTAAGGCCTTCCATCTTAACTTACCAGCATATCAATTGTCAATAAATTATGGGAAATCTAGCAGAAGCCTGCACCAGGTCACCGAGCCGACATTCTCATTGTGAGACTTGAATGCAagacaactcttctgctttcattATCTGCTTCTTTGTTTTGTCACTTCCTTCTCGTCTTCTTGGTATTTGTTACCGAACCAGAAGTTTATACACTTGTTAATATTTGTTGTGTGTGAAATAGGCACTTGGGAAGTATGGTATCATCTGTCTTGAAGATGTCGTGCATGAGATCGCCACAGTGGGATCACATTTCAAGGAGGTTACCAGCTTCCTGTGGCCATTCAAGCTTAAATGCCCAGAACGCAGATTACAGATGAAGAAAAAGCTCTACAAGGAGGGTGGCGATGCAGGCAACCGTGAAGATCACATCAATGAGCTCATTGATAAGCTGAACTAAGAGGGATGAGCTTGTGGTGGTCCATGTCAAGCATGGATGACATCAATTAAACTAGTTTTGCCAGACTTTTTTGCTTTTTATGGCTTGGAAAAGTATTTAGTGGAAATCAGTAATGTTGTATTCCCCGGcatctttttgttttcttcttttaacaTCAAAATCATAATCGTCTTGTCTTTTTGACTCTTTTAACATCCTCAATAGATTCTTCCACTCGTCATGTTCATAATTTTGTTTTAATGATCATCTTTTTTCATTTTTGGCATGGTTAATTGGCTGATTCATCTGTTCTGGTGTTAGACGCTTGTCGTCCGGCTTTAATGATCATCTGTTCTGACGTGGGTAACCTTCAGGTCATGGTTTTAAGTGGGGCAAATGTCATATCGCTTGTCGTCCGTCTGCTTGTCCCACCGTGGCCCGAATGGCTACCAAATCCATAAGCGGGTGTGTGTGGTGGGCGTCGCAGCCGTCGGGTGAgttgaaaatatc
Protein-coding sequences here:
- the LOC135605217 gene encoding large ribosomal subunit protein uL30x-like, translated to MADDEPQPLNYVQETVLKKRKNNEEWVIKKRERLAERKKSKESLKPAIKRPEEFVKEYRDKELDFVRMKQRLKLRKSSNDAIKSKLLFVIRIHGSKDMHPRTRQILNKLRLRHILSGVFLKANEANLRMLLTVEPFITYGYPTLKSVRELVYKKGCGNIEKERTPLTDNNVIEQALGKYGIICLEDVVHEIATVGSHFKEVTSFLWPFKLKCPERRLQMKKKLYKEGGDAGNREDHINELIDKLN